From a region of the Oryza sativa Japonica Group chromosome 6, ASM3414082v1 genome:
- the LOC4341769 gene encoding aminopeptidase P1, giving the protein MSADSAAAGRDALLDELRALMAAHSPSLHALVVPSEDAHQSEYVSERDKRRQFVSGFTGSAGLALITMKEALLWTDGRYFLQAEQQLTNRWKLMRMGEDPPVEVWIADNLSDEAVIGINPWCISVDTAQRYEHAFSKKHQTLFQLSSDLVDEIWKDRPPVNALPVFVQPVEYAGCSVTEKLKELREKLQHEKARGIIIAALDEVAWLYNIRGNDVHYSPVVHSYSIVTLHSAFFYVDKRKVSVEVQNYMTENGIDIKDYNMVQSDASLLASGQLKGSAVNGSSHGENDMNENSKVWIDSNSCCLALYSKLDQYQVLMLQSPIALPKAVKNPVELDGLRKAHIRDGAAVVQYLAWLDKQMQENYGASGYFTEAKGSQKKEHMNVKLTEVSVSDKLEGFRASKEHFKGLSFPTISSVGPNAAVIHYKPEASSCAELDADKIYLCDSGAQYLDGTTDITRTVHFGKPSEHEKSCYTAVLKGHIALDTAVFPNGTTGHAIDILARTPLWRSGLDYRHGTGHGIGSYLNVHEGPHLISFRPSARNVPLQASMTVTDEPGYYEDGSFGIRLENVLIVKEANTKFNFGDKGYLAFEHITWTPYQTKLIDTTLLTPAEIEWVNAYHSDCRKILQPYLNEQEKEWLRKATEPIAASC; this is encoded by the exons ATGTCGGcggactcggcggcggcggggagggacgCTCTCCTGGACGAGCTGCGCGCGCTCATGGCGGCCCACTCCCCGTCGCTCCACGCGCTCGTCGTCCCGTCCGAGGACGCCCACCAG AGCGAGTATGTGTCGGAGCGGGACAAGCGGCGGCAGTTCGTCTCCGGCTTCACCGGGAGCGCTG GTTTGGCGCTTATCACTATGAAGGAGGCGCTACTTTGGACGGATGGGCGTTACTTCTTGCAGGCAGAGCAGCAACTCACTAATCGCTGGAAATTGATGCGCATGGGAGAAGATCCCCCAGTTGAAGTTTGGATAGCTGAT AACCTGTCAGATGAAGCTGTCATTGGAATTAATCCATGGTGCATCTCTGTTGACACTGCCCAGAGATATGAGCATGCATTTTCAAAGAAGCACCAGACACTGTTTCAGCTTTCTTCTGACTTGGTAGATGAAATATGGAAGGATCGTCCTCCTGTTAATGCTCTACCTGTATTTGTGCAACCTGTAGAGTATGCTGGGTGTAGTGTTACCGAAAAACTTAAGGAGTTAAGAGAAAAATTACAACATGAAAAGGCTAGGGGCATTATAATTGCTGCGCTTGATGAG GTTGCGTGGTTGTACAACATTAGAGGAAATGATGTGCACTACAGCCCAGTGGTCCATTCTTATTCTATTGTAACCTTGCACAGTGCTTTCTTTTATGTGGATAAGAGAAAAGTATCTGTTGAG GTCCAGAACTACATGACTGAGAATGGTATTGACATCAAAGACTATAATATGGTTCAATCAGATGCAAGCTTGCTTGCATCTGGACAGCTAAAAGGTTCTGCAGTCAATGGTAGCTCTCATGGGGAAAATGATATGAATGAGAATTCAAAAGTTTGGATTGATTCAAATTCATGCTGCCTTGCACTCTACTCAAAACTGGATCAATATCAAGTTCTGATGCTGCAATCACCTATTGCTCTTCCAAAGGCTgtgaag AATCCCGTAGAGCTGGATGGTTTGAGGAAGGCACATATTCGAGATGGTGCGGCTGTCGTGCAATACCTTGCTTGGCTTGACAAGCAG ATGCAAGAGAATTATGGAGCTTCTGGTTACTTTACTGAGGCCAAGGGATCACAGAAAAAGGAGCATAT GAATGTAAAACTTACAGAGGTTTCTGTGAGCGATAAACTTGAAGGTTTCCGTGCATCTAAAGAG CACTTCAAAGGTCTGAGTTTTCCTACGATTTCATCCGTGGGACCAAATGCAGCAGTGATTCATTATAAACCAGAAGCAAGTTCATGTGCTGAACTTGATGCTGATAAAATATATCTGTGTGACTCTGGGGCTCAG TATCTTGATGGTACTACAGACATTACAAGAACTGTACATTTTGGCAAACCCTCTGAGCATGAGAAGTCCTGCTACACAGCT GTTTTGAAAGGCCACATTGCACTGGACACTGCTGTATTTCCCAATGGAACCACAG GGCATGCTATTGATATTCTCGCACGAACACCACTTTGGAGAAGTGGTCTTGATTACCGGCACGGTACAGGCCATGGTATTGGATCTTATTTGAATGTTCATGAAG GTCCTCATCTAATTAGCTTCAGACCTTCTGCTAGAAATGTACCACTACAAGCATCGATGACTGTAACAGATG AACCTGGTTACTATGAAGACGGAAGCTTTGGTATAAGGTTGGAGAATGTTCTGATAGTTAAAGAAGCCAATACTAAATTTAATTTTGGAGATAAGGGTTATTTGGCTTTTGAACATATAACATGG ACTCCGTACCAGACAAAACTGATAGACACCACCTTACTTACCCCTGCTGAGATTGAATGGGTAAATGCGTATCACTCGGATTGCAGAAAAATTTTGCAACCTTACCTGAATGAGCAGGAGAAGGAATGGCTGAGGAAAGCTACTGAACCTATCGCTGCGAGCTGTTAA
- the LOC4341770 gene encoding fructose-1,6-bisphosphatase, chloroplastic, which produces MPLSSLSLLPLHRAPLPPTSNYPPPPPPSRALLLPLLRHSPLARRSPVSRARAVAADGMAAATAAAETPPTLLEYMGQAGAADDLVVLVAHVQSACKRIAALVASPGNAELSRGKAGGGVAVAAGRDAPKPLDELSNEIILSSLRRSGKVAVMASEENHLPIWVSNDSPYVVVTDPLDGSRNIEVSIPTGTIFGIYNRLAELDHLPEEERAQLNSLQSGTHLVASGYVLYSSATIFCISFGAGTHGFTLDHLTGEFVLTHPSIQIPPRGQIYSVNDARYFDWPEGLRKYIDTIRQGKGQHPKKYSARYVCSLVADFHRTLIYGGVAMNPRDHLRLVYEANPLSFLAEQAGGRGSDGKSRILSIQPVKLHQRLPLFLGGMEDMLELESYGDVQQKVNPGYEV; this is translated from the exons ATGCCgttatcctctctctccctcctccccctccaccgcGCTCCGCTCCCGCCAACTTCAAAttacccgccaccgccgcctccctctcgcgccctcctcctccccctcctccgccactcgccgctcgcgcgccgctcgcccgtctcCCGGGCGCGTGCCGTAGCAGCCGACGGCATGGCcgcggcgaccgcggcggcggagacgccgCCCACGCTGCTCGAGTACATGGGCCAGGCTGGCGCGGCCGAcgacctcgtcgtcctcgtgGCGCACGTCCAGAGCGCGTGCAAGCGCATCGCCGCGCTCGTGGCGTCGCCCGGGAACGCCGAGCTGTCGCGGGGGAAGGCGGGGGGTggtgtggcggtggcggccgggcgGGACGCGCCCAAGCCGCTCGACGAATTGTCG AATGAGATCATCTTGTCATCACTCCGAAGATCTGGAAAGGTTGCAGTGATGGCTTCTGAAGAAAATCATCTCCCCATTTGGGTTTCCAACGACAGCCCGTATGTTGTTGTTACGGATCCGCTTGATGGTTCTCGCAACATTGAGGTATCCATTCCCACCGGAACAATATTTGGGATATACAATAGGCTGGCAGAGCTTGACCATCTACCTGAAGAGGAGAGAGCTCAGCTCAATTCACTGCAAAGCGGCACTCACCTTGTCGCTTCGGGGTATGTGCTGTATTCATCTGCCACCATATTCTGTATCAGCTTCGGTGCAGGTACCCATGGCTTCACCTTGGATCACTTGACTGGAGAATTTGTTCTAACACATCCTTCCATCCAAATACCCCCAAGAG GACAGATATATTCGGTGAATGATGCGCGGTATTTCGACTGGCCTGAGGGCCTAAGGAAGTACATTGACACGATCAGACAAGGCAAGGGACAGCATCCGAAGAAGTACTCGGCACGGTACGTGTGCTCGCTGGTTGCTGATTTCCACCGGACGCTGATATACGGTGGAGTTGCCATGAACCCCAGGGATCACCTTCGGTTGGTCTATGAAGCAAATCCTCTGAGTTTCCTTGCTGAGCAGGCAGGGGGCAGGGGTTCAGATGGCAAGAGCAGAATCCTCTCGATTCAGCCTGTGAAGCTGCACCAGAGGCTGCCATTGTTCCTGGGAGGCATGGAGGACATGCTTGAGTTGGAAAGCTATGGAGatgtgcaacagaaggttaatCCTGGATATGAGGTGTGA
- the LOC4341771 gene encoding vacuolar-sorting receptor 6, which yields MARRAPWLAGIGAVPFLIVVVVAVVGAAVPAMGRFVVEKSSVRVLSPEHIRGHHDAAIGNFGVPDYGGTLTGVVVYPDKKATGCAEFDAKFKSKSRRPVILLLDRGECYFALKAWNAQQAGAAAVLIADNVDEQLLTMDTPEESPETEYIDRISIPSALVNRAFGESLKRMSSPSPSSEAAVEVVVKLDWRESMPHPDERVEYELWTNSNDECGARCDEQMEFVRGFRGHAQIMERGGYALFTPHYITWYCPEAFKLTQQCKSQCINHGRYCAPDPEQDFGEGYEGKDVVVENLRQLCVHRVANETGRPWAWWDYVMDYKIRCSMKEKKYSKGCAEDVVKALGLSLDKVLECMGDPEADTDNAVLAKEQEDQIGRGSRGDVTILPTLVINNVQYRGKLERTAVLKAVCAGFKEGTEPRVCLSNDIETNECLHRNGGCWRDEKTNVTACKDTFRGRVCECPVVNGVQYEGDGYIGCKAVGPGRCTVDNGGCWSETRGHQTFSACSDTALTGCRCPPGFQGDGHKCEDLDECKEKLACTCPNCHCKNTWGNYECKCKGNQIYIRGEDTCIANSMSRFGWFITILVASCVAGVGIAGYVFYKYRLRSYMDSEIMAIMSQYMPLDSQNNENQPLRQHDSEA from the exons ATGGCGAGGAGGGCGCCATGGCTCGCCGGGATTGGGGCCGTGCCGTTCTTGATCGTCgtcgtggtggcggtggtgggcgccgccgtgccggcgatGGGGAGGTTCGTGGTGGAGAAGAGCAGCGTGAGGGTGCTCTCGCCGGAGCACATCCGGGGGCACCACGACGCCGCCATCGGCAACTTCGGCGTGCCGGACTACGGCGGCACGCtcaccggcgtcgtcgtctaccccGACAAGAAGGCCACCGGCTGCGCCGAGTTCGACGCCAAGTTCAAGTCCAAGTCTCGCCGCCCGGTCATCCTCCTGCTCGACCGTGGAG AGTGCTACTTCGCGCTGAAGGCGTGGAACGCGCAgcaggcgggcgcggcggcggtgctgatCGCGGACAACGTGGACGAGCAGCTGCTGACGATGGACACGCCGGAGGAGTCGCCGGAGACGGAGTACATCGACCGGATCAGCATCCCGTCCGCGCTGGTCAACCGCGCGTTCGGCGAGTCCCTCAAGAGgatgtcgtcgccgtcgccgtcgtcagaggcggcggtggaggtggtggtgaagCTGGACTGGCGCGAGTCGATGCCCCACCCCGACGAGCGGGTGGAGTACGAGCTGTGGACCAACAGCAACGACGAGTGCGGCGCCCGGTGCGACGAGCAGATGGAGTTCGTCCGCGGCTTCCGCGGCCACGCCCAGATCATGGAGAGAGGTGGCTACGCCCTCTTCACCCCGCACTACATCACCTGGTACTGCCCCGAGGCCTTCAAGCTCACCCAGCAGTGCAAGTCCCAGTGCATCAACCATGGCAG GTATTGTGCGCCGGACCCGGAGCAGGATTTCGGGGAGGGGTACGAGGGGAAGGACGTGGTGGTGGAGAACCTGAGGCAGCTGTGCGTGCACCGGGTGGCCAACGAGACCGGGCGGCCATGGGCGTGGTGGGACTACGTCATGGACTACAAGATCAGGTGCTccatgaaggagaagaagtacAGCAAGGGCTGCGCCGAGGACGTCGTCAAGGCCCTAG GTCTGTCGCTTGACAAGGTGCTGGAATGTATGGGCGATCCAGAGGCCGACACCGACAACGCCGTCTTGGCCAAAGAGCAGGAAGATCAG ATTGGCCGTGGATCGCGAGGGGATGTGACCATCTTGCCTACTCTCGTCATCAACAACGTCCAGTACAGAG GGAAACTGGAGAGGACGGCCGTGCTGAAAGCTGTCTGTGCCGGCTTCAAGGAGGGCACTGAACCTCGCGTCTGCTTGAGCAATG ATATCGAGACGAACGAGTGCCTGCACAGGAACGGCGGTTGCTGGAGAGACGAGAAAACCAACGTTACGGCTTGCAAG GACACGTTCAGGGGTAGGGTGTGCGAGTGCCCAGTGGTGAATGGCGTCCAGTACGAGGGCGACGGGTACATCGGTTGCAAAG CTGTTGGGCCAGGCAGGTGTACGGTGGACAACGGAGGCTGCTGGTCAGAGACTAGGGGTCATCAGACGTTCTCTGCTTGCTCT GACACTGCATTGACTGGATGCCGATGCCCCCCGGGTTTCCAAGGAGATGGCCACAAATGTGAAG ATTTGGATGAATGCAAGGAGAAGCTTGCGTGCACTTGCCCTAACTGCCACTGCAAGAACACCTGGGGCAACTACGAGTGCAAGTGCAAGGGCAACCAGATCTACATAAGAGGAGAGGACACATGCATAG CCAACAGCATGTCAAGGTTCGGCTGGTTCATCACTATATTGGTGGCGTCGTGCGTAGCCGGCGTGGGGATTGCCGGCTATGTGTTCTACAAGTACAGACTCAGG TCGTACATGGACTCGGAGATCATGGCCATCATGTCCCAGTACATGCCGCTTGACAGCCAGAACAACGAGAACCAACCCCTTCGACAGCATGATTCAGAGGCTTAA
- the LOC9272258 gene encoding uncharacterized protein, translating to MRAIGAAAAAARRHAHLPTSYSAAFSSFSGIGGGAGRGRGRGLPPSATPPRAPGSPVPDDDDGGGADPFSSPAPIGRGRGEAVIPSVSSPPLPGAGRGRGSPPPLGEVAPKQPVPAKLFDAPAAEASSSEPPPPPPPRTLPSAGAGRGVPRMQQPPVEMPQEENRFIRRREEKKKAASAARPAPSGQPKLSPEDAVKRAMELLGGGGDDDGGRGGRGRGARGRERGRGRGRDGGRGRRSADMEEKHGIYLGDNADGDRLQKRLGEDKMKIFNEAFDEAADNALPDPKQDAYLEACHTNNMIEFEPEYHVNFNNPDIEEKPPMSLEDMLQKVKPFIVAYEGIQNQEEWEEAVKDVMARAPHMKELIDMYSGPDVVTAKQQEEELQRVANTLPGNIPSSVKRFTDKTLLSLKNNPGWGFDKKCQFMDKFAREVSELYK from the exons ATGCGagccatcggcgccgccgccgccgccgcgaggcggCACGCGCACCTCCCCACCTCCTactccgccgccttctcctccttctccggcatcggcggcggcgccgggcgcgGGCGTGGGCGCGGCCTCCCGccctccgcgacgccgccgcgcgcccccgGTAGCCCCGtcccggacgacgacgacggcggcggcgcggatcccttctcctccccggcccccatcggccgcggccgcggggaGGCCGTGATCCCGTCggtctcgtcgccgccgcttcccggcgccggccgcggccgtggatcgccgccgcccctcggtGAGGTCGCCCCCAAGCAACCGGTCCCCGCCAAGCTGTTCGACGCGCCGGCCGCCGAGGCCTCGTCCTccgagccaccgccaccgccgccgccgcgcacgctcCCTTCCGCTGGCGCTGGCCGCGGCGTGCCGCGGATGCAGCAGCCGCCAGTGGAGATGCCGCAGGAGGAGAACCGATTCATCCGACGCcgcgaggagaagaagaaggccgcgtcggcggcgcgtcCCGCTCCCAGCGGGCAGCCGAAGCTGTCGCCCGAGGACGCCGTGAAGCGCGCCATGGAGCTcctgggcggtggcggcgacgacgatggcgggcgTGGCGGCAGGGGTCGTGGTGCCCGTGGTAGGGAGCGCGGGCGCGGCAGGGGACGTgatggcggccgcggccgccgctctGCTGATATGGAGGAGAAGCATGGGATCTACTTGGGGGACAATGCCGATGGCGACAGACTCCAGAAGCGGCTCGGCGAGGACAAGATGAAGATTTTTAACGAAGCGTTTGATGAGGCCGCAGATAACGCGCTGCCAGACCCGAAGCAGGATGCATATCTGGAGGCTTGTCACACCAATAACATG ATCGAGTTTGAGCCAGAGTATCATGTGAATTTCAATAATCCAGATATCGAAGAGAAGCCACCTATGTCATTGGAGGATATGCTACAGAAGGTGAAGCCATTCATAGTTGCGTATGAGGGCATCCAGAACCAGGAGGAATGGGAG GAAGCTGTGAAAGATGTAATGGCAAGGGCACCCCATATGAAGGAGCTGATAGATATGTACAGTGGCCCTGATGTTGTAACTGCAAagcaacaagaagaagagcTGCAAAGAGTGGCCAACACTCTCCCAGGAAATATACCCTCTTCAGTAAAGCGGTTTACTGATAAAACTCTACTGTCTCTTAAG AACAATCCAGGCTGGGGTTTTGACAAGAAATGCCAATTCATGGACAAGTTTGCTCGTGAAGTTTCAGAGCTATACAAATAG